From the Hevea brasiliensis isolate MT/VB/25A 57/8 chromosome 15, ASM3005281v1, whole genome shotgun sequence genome, one window contains:
- the LOC110643579 gene encoding uncharacterized protein LOC110643579, translated as MRIWHTDPTSVDLRLLTLFLRSSIQISGLSRQATAISYRIISRSSTPSNPNFFKMPTTTTTTTILLLLLLTSTTSAPIPGLDTFLSQQSRVDPKSTNDSFQSVPSSLKKSLFLSSPHPHIPSLISSLLSISLPLSLHIRLVGSSFAPDSSSLLTSFLSTAHTSDHFHVITTDPPPHHHSHRLAIKHSPHLDISHSGPSLSSRLFEALKSAISATPSSLRSPLLSIPYDTIDQIIRQEFDKEKPVQGIYIYLLSLGSQSRNYAYSYTPGDSSPGFTKCLGTIWTGKERYLWIDLSAGPVDYGPALSGDGVLPRGEFHPLAAMHGGPKSQKALLADLASLIWSAYQVLLVPSLRIPVHFESSLIVEFIHVYGSEAEKDSSGLDWKAIERTFRDEVDEGGLLLGDQSLVFRNYGIRYADCPICSFAISRSINSYTSRFLFDNYTLIVSEYLDSKRLHQILSDSAEEFRRMAGIPEEDFGRVLPVYVFDLDYNTLLLLDRYHQSVAFRDMVIAVRTKTTQTVSDYSCNGRHVFTHTREIERPVVGSILQSMWGVSPTHLLWSSRHNNTLVDYTWSVGQTPFGPFSETSSLSFVQRDAVRRNVLLTSLNYSITSAIDVLESIAAHGGDRNLLKQNQHVEFIQRWNLFRYKLDKAVSAMSHLDFEMALYYLRSSDHDLYAIHSLVYHASQELEASLLCFKDPPFPWGSVSMSAIGFFALFYVYAKRDKLFRNKRKQF; from the coding sequence ATGCGCATATGGCATACCGACCCGACCTCTGTTGACTTGAGGCTCCTTACCCTCTTTCTTCGCTCTTCCATCCAAATCTCAGGCCTCTCTCGACAGGCCACCGCCATCTCCTACCGGATCATCTCTCGCTCCTCTACtccctcaaaccctaatttctttaaaatgcccaccaccaccaccaccaccaccatactCCTCCTCCTACTCCTCACTTCCACGACCTCAGCTCCAATCCCAGGCCTAGACACCTTCCTTTCTCAGCAATCGCGCGTAGACCCAAAATCTACCAACGACTCCTTCCAATCTGTACCTTCCTCGCTCaaaaaatctctctttctttcctctcctCATCCTCACATCCCTTCCCTCATCTCCTCCCTTCTCTCCATCTCACTCCCTCTTTCCCTTCATATCCGTCTCGTTGGCTCCTCTTTCGCTCCTGATTCCTCCTCTCTCCTCACTTCCTTCCTCTCCACCGCACACACCTCCGACCACTTCCATGTCATCACCACCGATCCTCCACCTCACCACCACTCCCACCGCCTCGCCATCAAGCATTCTCCCCACCTCGATATTTCCCACTCCGGCCCCTCCCTTTCCTCCCGTCTCTTCGAAGCCCTTAAATCGGCAATTTCTGCCACGCCTTCTTCGCTACGTTCTCCTCTCCTCTCCATTCCTTATGATACTATTGATCAAATCATCAGGCAAGAATTCGATAAGGAAAAACCCGTTCAAGGGATTTATATTTACTTGCTTTCTTTAGGTTCCCAATCGAGAAATTATGCTTATAGTTATACACCTGGAGATTCCTCTCCTGGATTCACGAAATGTTTGGGAACTATCTGGACTGGGAAAGAGAGATATCTCTGGATTGACCTCTCCGCTGGACCTGTGGATTATGGGCCTGCTTTATCCGGAGATGGGGTTTTGCCTAGAGGAGAATTTCACCCTCTAGCGGCAATGCACGGGGGACCCAAGTCACAAAAGGCGCTGCTTGCAGACTTGGCTTCTTTGATTTGGAGTGCTTATCAGGTTCTACTTGTGCCCTCCTTGAGAATTCCTGTTCATTTTGAGAGTTCTTTGATAGTTGAGTTTATACATGTTTATGGGTCTGAGGCTGAAAAGGATTCAAGTGGATTGGATTGGAAAGCTATTGAGAGGACCTTCAGGGATGAGGTTGACGAGGGTGGGTTGTTGTTAGGAGACCAGTCTTTGGTATTTAGGAATTATGGAATTAGATATGCTGATTGTCCGATTTGCTCATTTGCCATTTCGAGGTCTATTAATTCGTACACTTCAAGGTTTTTGTTTGATAACTATACTTTGATTGTGAGTGAGTATTTGGACTCAAAAAGGTTGCATCAAATATTGTCTGATTCTGCTGAGGAGTTTAGGAGGATGGCAGGAATCCCTGAGGaggattttggcagagtgcttccAGTTTATGTGTTTGATTTGGATTATAATACATTATTGTTGCTTGATCGGTATCATCAATCAGTTGCTTTCAGAGATATGGTTATTGCAGTGAGGACGAAGACTACTCAGACTGTGAGTGATTATAGCTGCAATGGACGTCATGTGTTTACGCATACAAGAGAGATTGAGCGACCGGTTGTTGGTTCAATTCTACAGAGCATGTGGGGAGTGTCACCAACACATTTGTTATGGAGTTCAAGGCATAATAATACTTTGGTGGATTATACTTGGAGTGTTGGGCAGACACCATTCGGGCCTTTCTCAGAGACTTCATCACTTTCTTTTGTGCAGAGGGATGCTGTAAGGAGAAATGTACTTTTGACGTCACTGAATTACAGCATAACAAGTGCTATTGATGTCCTTGAGTCTATAGCAGCACATGGTGGTGACAGGAATCTCCTTAAACAGAATCAACATGTTGAGTTTATACAAAGATGGAACTTGTTCAGGTACAAGCTGGACAAAGCAGTTTCAGCAATGTCTCATTTGGACTTTGAGATGGCTTTATATTACTTGAGGTCCTCAGACCATGATCTGTATGCCATTCATTCTCTTGTTTACCATGCATCCCAGGAATTGGAGGCATCACTGCTTTGTTTCAAGGATCCACCATTTCCCTGGGGCTCAGTTTCAATGTCTGCAATAGGGTTCTTTGCACTTTTTTATGTTTATGCCAAAAGAGACAAACTTTTTAGAAATAAAAGAAAGCAGTTTTGA